Proteins found in one Nocardia brasiliensis ATCC 700358 genomic segment:
- a CDS encoding EF-hand domain-containing protein → MSVPDFLTAKIGHGFDHLDVDGDGRLTEHDHVLCGQRVAASLGYPPNSAAEQRIIDAYLAIWRDLHLPHIPGGGTAITREQFITSTRTLAEDPAAAAATVGALAEAFLAIADTDGNGSVDPGEFAAFQRGHFPGLSDEAAHEAFTHLDRDGDGRLSAAEFIQAIIEYWSSSDPNAPGNWWMGRPDFAHIPPP, encoded by the coding sequence GTGTCGGTTCCGGATTTCCTGACCGCCAAGATCGGTCACGGTTTCGATCATCTCGACGTGGACGGCGACGGCCGGCTGACCGAGCACGATCATGTGCTCTGCGGGCAGCGGGTGGCTGCGTCGCTGGGCTATCCGCCGAATTCCGCTGCGGAGCAACGCATCATCGATGCCTACCTGGCGATCTGGCGGGATCTGCACCTGCCGCACATTCCCGGTGGCGGCACCGCGATCACCAGGGAACAGTTCATCACCTCCACTCGGACCCTGGCCGAGGATCCGGCCGCAGCGGCGGCGACCGTCGGTGCGCTGGCCGAGGCGTTCCTCGCGATCGCCGACACCGACGGCAACGGCAGTGTCGATCCGGGTGAGTTCGCGGCGTTCCAGCGCGGCCACTTCCCCGGCCTGTCCGACGAAGCAGCGCACGAGGCGTTCACGCACCTCGACCGCGACGGCGACGGACGGCTCTCGGCCGCGGAATTCATCCAGGCGATCATCGAGTACTGGTCCAGCTCCGATCCGAACGCCCCGGGCAACTGGTGGATGGGCCGCCCCGACTTCGCGCACATCCCGCCGCCCTAG